Proteins encoded together in one Passer domesticus isolate bPasDom1 chromosome 6, bPasDom1.hap1, whole genome shotgun sequence window:
- the VASH1 gene encoding tubulinyl-Tyr carboxypeptidase 1, protein MPMPGGDGAAAARQPPTGEAAAPRDEEQQEEEGEEDLRDGGVPFFVNRGGLPVDEPTWERMWRHVGRIHPEGDRVAQRIRGAADLPKIPIPSVPVFQPSTPIPERLEAVQRYIRELQYNHTGTQFFEIKKSRPLTGLMDLAKEMTKEALPIKCLEAVILGIYLTNNMTTLDRFPISFKTHFSGNYFRHIVLGVNFGGRYGALGISRREELMYKAPVFRTLSELIFDFEEAYRRCWHTLKKVKLGHCVSHDPHSVEQIEWKHSILDLDKLTREDFRKELERHARDMRLKIGKGTGPPSPTKDRKKDVSSPQRGQASPHRRNSRGDRRPSGEKKPADSKAMPDLNGYQIRV, encoded by the exons ATGCCGATGCCGGGGGGCGACGGGGCCGCGGCGGCCAGGCAGCCCCCGAccggcgaggcggcggcgccgcgggacgaggagcagcaggaggaggagggcgaGGAGGATCTTCGCGACGGCGGCGTCCCCTTCTTCGTCAACCGCGGCGGGCTGCCCGTGGATGAGCCCACCTGGGAGCGGATGTGGCGGCATGTGGGCAGGATCCACCCCGAGGGGGACCGGGTGGCGCAGAGGATCCGGGGCGCCGCCGACCTGCCCAAG ATTCCCATACCAAGTGTGCCTGTGTTCCAGCCGTCCACCCCCATCCCTGAGCGCCTGGAAGCTGTACAGCGCTACATCAGGGAGCTTCA GTACAATCACACTGGGACACAATTCTTTGAGATTAAGAAGAGCAGACCTCTGACTGG GCTGATGGACCTGGCCAAAGAAATGACCAAAGAGGCCCTGCCAATAAAATGCCTGGAAGCTGTGATCCTGGGAAT TTACCTCACCAACAACATGACCACACTGGACCGTTTCCCCATCAGCTTCAAAACCCACTTCTCAGGGAACTACTTCCGACACATCGTGCTGGGGGTGAACTTTGGCGGCCGCTATGGGGCACTGGGCATCAGCCGCCGCGAGGAACTGATGTACAAAGCGCCCGTCTTCCGCACACTGAGCGAGCTCATCTTTGACTTCGAGGAGGCGTATCGCCGCTGCTGGCACACGCTGAAAAAGGTGAAGCTGGGCCACTGCGTGTCCCATGACCCACACAGTGTGGAGCAGATTGAGTGGAAGCACTCCATCCTGGATCTAGACAAGCTAACACGGGAAGACTTTCGCAAAGAGCTTGAGAGACATGCCCGTGATATGAGGCTGAAG ATTGGGAAAGGAACTGGACCACCATCTCCCACCAAGGACAGAAAGAAAGATGTCTCCTCCCCACAAAGAGGTCAGGCCAGCCCCCATCGGCGAAACAGCCGTGGGGACCGACG GCCATCTGGTGAGAAGAAGCCTGCTGATTCCAAAGCCATGCCAGACCTCAATGGGTACCAGATCCGGGTatga